The nucleotide window GCTTGTACTGCAAAACGGCTCAGCGCCTGATACTCATCATTGAAGCGGTGGGATGTGTTTGGGAGCACATAGCGTTCGACCTCAGCGACTCTGTGGCTCCTAACGCGATATAACAAGCGATATGAGAAACCGTACACGGTTAGTCACGGCCATATCGGCCCTGCTTGTCGCCATTGCGTTGCTCTTTATCCCATTGCCGCAGCGGCTCGGGCTCGACACGCGCATCGTTACGGTTGCGTCGATTCAACGCCCCGCCACAGCCGTGTTCGACTATGTCACGACGCCGGCTCACTGGCCAGCCTGGCATCCGTCATCGCTCGCGGTCAGCGGCTCGGTCGACCATCCACTCAATCTGGGCGAGCAGGTGACGGAGGAATTCCGTGTAGCGGGCAGGCGCGGCCGCGTTGTGTGGACGGTCGCTGAACGGGAGCCTCCGGCCAGGTGGACGATAGAAGGAAAGATTGATGGCAAACCGGCTGGCACCGTCACTTATTCGCTGACATCGACTGCGGGCGGAACTCGCTTCGAGCGTGACTTCACTTATCGCGCGCCGTCGTTGTGGTTCGCGCTATTCAACTGGCTTGTGCTGCGCGCGCGGATTCAATCGGAATCCGATACGGCGGTTTCGCGACTCAAGGGCATTCTGGAAGCGGCGCCGCAGGCTTCGCGTGCTGGTCGTTGAGACAGTTGGCTGGACAGATGACTCACGCCTTGCGGCCCGCTCTCTTTTTTTGGTCGTAAAGCACAGCGCCAGTTTCAACCGGAATGAACGGAGCCTGAAAATGGTCGATCAGAAAATCGATGAATGCCCGGGCGCGTGCCGTCTGGTTCCGGTGGCTGGGATAGTAGACAAACAGGTCGGCCGACGGCAGCACCGTATCGGGCAAAACCAGTTTTAGCCGCCCGCTTTGAACGTACTTCGCCAGATCCCATTCTGAACGAATCAGAATCCCATGTCCGTCGAGCGCCCACTTCAGCACAATATCGCCATCGTTGCTTGAAAGCGCGCCTTTGACCTTCAGCGCTTCAGTGTGGTCCCCCTGCATATACCGCCACACGCCATAGGCATCGTCGTTCTGGCGATGAACGATGCAGCGATGCCGAACCAGATCCTCCACGCGCTCCGGTGTCCCAAATCGTTCAAGGTATTTCGGCGAGGCGCAAAGAAAACGCCGATTGCTCATGATGCGCCGGGCGCTGAGCCGGCTGTCGGGGAGCGTTCCAAAGCGGATTGCCATATCGAACGCTTCCTCGACCAGGTCGATGGGCCGGTCGGTTACTTCAAACTGGATCTCCACATTGGGAAAGCGCTTCGCGAATTCGGACACAAGCGGCGCGATGGTCGTGCGCCCAAAGCCGAGTGTCGCATTGACACGCAACAGTCCTTGAGGATCGGAACGAGCCCCGGATATCTCATCCTCCATCTGCCGGACTTGGCCGACGATCTGTGTCGCGTAGCGCAGGTAAGTCTCGCCCTCAGGAGTCAGGCTGACACTCCGCGTTGTCCTGTTGACTAGCCGCGCCCCGAGTTTTTGTTCCATTAGCCCCAGGCGTTTGGTCGCGGCCGGTGGGGTGAGATCGAGCGCCCGAGCCGCCCCCGACAAGCTTTTGAGTCTGGCGACGAGGATGAAAAACTCGAAATCGGATGCCGAATCAGTTGACACGTTGGTTGTTCACCTAAAGTAAAAAATTAAATGAATCTAAGCGAATTCTAATCCCTCGTTTCGCGGATAAGCTAGTTTCCATTGCAGCCAGACGCATGCGATACGTGCTCAAACTCAGGAGATACCGTCGTGAGAATCGTTGAAATCCGCGAAAAGACCGTTCCGATCAGTTCCCCCATCCGTAATGCCTACATTGACTTCCGCAAGATGACGCTGAGTCTCGTCGCCGTGGTGACGGATGTCATCCGGGACGGCAAACCGGTGGTGGGTTACGGCTTCAATTCCAACGGCCGCTACGGCCAGGGCAAGCTGATGCGCGAGCGCTTCATTCCGCGCATTCTCGAAGCCGACCCCGCCACGCTCGTGAACGATGCGGGCGACAACCTCGATCCGCACAAGATCTGGGCGACCATGTTCACGAACGAAAAGCCGGGCGGCCACGGCGAGCGCTCGGTCGCGATCGGTACGATCGACATGGCGATCTGGGACGCGGTGGCGAAGATCGAAGGCAAGCCGCTGTTCCAGCTGCTGGCCGACCGTTACGGCAATGGCCAGCCCGACCGCAAGGTTTTCGTATACGCGGCGGGCGGTTATTACTACCCGGGCCAGGACCACGGGAAGCTGAAAGACGAAATGCGCAGCTATCTCGACCGCGGCTATACGGTCGTGAAGAAGAAGATCGGCGGCGCTTCGCTCGATGAAGATCTGCGCCGCATCGACTCGATCCTGAGCGTGCTGGGCGATGGACAGAAACTCGCGGTCGACGCCAATGGCCGCTTCGACCTCGACACGGCGATCCAGTACGCGAAGGCGTTGTCGCAATACGACCTGTTCTGGTACGAAGAGCCGGGCGACCCGCTCGACTTCGAATTGCAGGCGACGCTGCGCAACTACTACGACAAGCCGATGGCGACGGGTGAGGATCTGTTCTCGATGCAGGACGCCCGCAACCTGATCCGCTATGGCGGCATGCGTCCGGACCGCGACTGGCTGCAGTTCGACTGCGCACTGAGCTACGGCCTCGTCGAGTACCTGCGCACGCTCGACATGCTGCATCAGCACGGCTGGTCGCCGAGCCGCTGCGTTCCGCACGGCGGCCATCAGATGTCGCTGAACATCGCGGCCGGACTTGGCCTGGGCGGTAACGAATCCTATCCGGACCTGTTCCAGCCTTACGGTGGCTTCCCCGACGGCGTGAAGGTGGAAAACGGCTTCATCACGATGCCCGATCTGCCCGGCATCGGCTTCGAAGGCAAAGCCGATCTCTTCGCCGAGATGCAAAAGCTGTCCGCATAAGCCGTCTAGCGGCAAAACGCGCCGACAAAAAAGTGTCGGCGCGGCGTTCATATAAATATAAAAACGGACGCTGGTGAAATCAGTCCGTTCCCGTCGCAGCGGTAGATCCCGCTGCGGCGGCTCGACCTGACTATCAACCAGGGATGCCGGGGCGTCCTCGATACCGTCAGGCAGGTTCGTGCAGGATCGACGAATCGAATGGCGCCATTCTGCGCAGCGCGAGACGAAAGTCGCGTGCGATCGACGAAAGCGCGGCATCGCGCCGGCGAATCAGACCGATGGTTCGTGCGACTGTCGGATCCACCAGTGGCCGGATCGCGATGCGCGCGTGCGCATCGCGTGGCGCCGCGCAACGCGGAATGATGGAGATGCCGAGCCCCGCTTCAACGAGCCCCAATGACGTGGTCAGATGCTCGATCTCGATCAGCCGGTCGGGGCGCCAGTCGATATCCCTGAGCGCGGCGTCGAGCATGCGCCGGTTTCCGCTCGACGTGCCCGAGACGATCAGCGGCCATGGCCGCAACTCCGGCCACGTCACATGTTCACTCGCGGCGAGCGGATGATCCGCGGGACATGCCAGCACGTACGGATCGACAAGCAGTTCGTCGATGGCAAGCTCAGGCGATTCGTTCACGAGAAACGCAATGCCAAACTCCGCCTCGCCGATCGCGACACGTTGCACGACCGTCGCGAGGTTAGCCTCGATCAGCCTGAGCCGTACTTCGGGACGCCGCTTGTGATAACTGCCGACGATTTTCGGCAGCATGAATTTGGCGACCGTTGGAATGCACGCGATCGTTAATTGACCAGTGCGGATACGTGTCGCTTCGCTCACGAGTTCGAGCGATGCATCGAGTTCACGCAACACACCCTGCGCGCGCGGCAACAGCAATTCGCCGGCACTGGTGAGGGCGACGGTGCGCGTGGTGCGTTCGAACAGCGTGGCGTCGAGCGCTTCCTCGAGTCGTTTGATGCGTCGCGTCAAAGCGGAAGCGGACAGGTTCAGTTCGATCGCCGCATCGTTGAACGAGGCGTGCGACGCGACCGCGACGAAAGCCCGCAATGCGTCGAGATCGACACCCGGAAAACGGTTCATCTGCACCCCGCTGACTCTTGCATGTGACGCAATAATAATCACGTCGCGTGCAATTCACAAACACGTCCTGGCTGCGGATACTGAGCGCACGACATTTCCGTGCAACCTGATTCGCGCGCTTGCATCCAACACGGCGGCCAAAACGATGAACCAGCATACCGACGTAGGCACAAACCCTTATACCGGCGGCGTGGCCGCATTCGTTGCGGGCTTGCGGTATGAAGCGATACCGGACGAGGTGCGCGCGCGCATCAAACTGCTGATCCTCGATTCGCTGGGCTGCGCCATTTTCGGCGCCGGGTTGCCATGGAGCCGCATTCTTGCGGATACCTTGCAGCGCGTCGACAGCACGCCGGGTTGCCACGTGTGGGGCATGCCGTTGCGTTTGTCCGCGCCGCACGCGGCGCTCGTCAACGGCACCTTGATCCAGAGTTTCGAACTCGACGACGTGCATCGCGTCGGCGTGCTGCACGTCGGGGCGGTGACCTTGCCGGCCGTGCTCGCGGTCGCCGAACTGCTATCTGCCGACGCGCCGATGTCAGGCCGCGAATTCCTGCGTGCCTGCGTGGCGGGCTATGAGGTCGGTCCGCGCGTGGGCATGTGCATGGGACCGGAGCACATCGCGCAAGGCTGGCATTCCGGCGCGACGGTCGGCGTATTTTCGGCTGCGGCGGGCGCGGCAGCCGCGCTGCGACTCGACGTGGAACAGACGGTGCACGCGCTCGGCATCGGCGGCACGCAGTCGGCGGGGCTGATGGCCGCGCAGTTCGGCGCGATGGTCAAACGCATGCACGCGGGCCGCGCCGCGCAAAGCGGCTTGTACGGCGCGTTGCTGGCGCAAAACGGTTTCACCGGCATCGTCGACGTGTTTGAAAATCCGTACGGCGGATTTTGCAGCACGTTCTCGCGTTCGTCGGACCGCTTCGATCTGACGCAACTCGTGGACGGCTTCGGCGAGCGCTTCGAGACGATGCGCATCGCGCTCAAGTTCTACTCGTGCGTGGGCAGCAATCACACCACACTCGATGCGATCCGCGCGATGCAGGCGCGTCATCCGTTCGGCGCGGACGATATCGAGCGGATCGTCGTGCACGGTTCGCGCGTCACGGTCGATCACGTGGGCTGGAAATACGTGCCCCAGGGGCTGACTTCCGCGCAACTGAACCTGTCGTATTGCGTCGCAACGCTGCTGCTGGAAGGCGACGTGTTCGTCGACCAGTTCAGCGAGGACAAAGTCGCGGACCCGCAGCGCATGGCGTTGGCCGAACGCGTGCAGGTGGTCGAGGACCCTGCGATCACGGCGCGCGGTTCGATGCTGCGGCATATGGTGCGGGTCGAGGTGCTGTTGCGCGACGGCACGCGGCTGGAAGAAACGGTCGAGGCGCAGCGCGGCAGCGAACATGCCTTCGCGAGTGAAGCGGATATCGTCGGCAAGATGAGAAAGCTCGCCGCGCATCGGATCGACGCGCGGCAGATCGCGCGCATCGTCGACTGGGTGATGCACGCCGAAGATCAGCCGGACGCGAGCGAACTCGCGCGGCTCCTCGCGAGCGCTGCCTGAGGAGCCATCGTGGCCGCCACCGCGCACACCCTCCCGTTGTCCGCTACGCCCGCCGCGCGGCGCGAGCGGTTGCGGTCGATTATTGGCGGCAGCGCGGGCAACGTCATCGAATGGTATGACTTCCTTGCGTATTCGATCTTCTCGATCTACTTCAGCAAGGCTTTTTTCCCGGGCGGCAATCAGACCGCGCAACTGCTGAACGCGGCGGCCGTCGCGGCGATTGGCTATGTCGTGCGGCCGCTCGGCAGTTGGGCGATCGGCGCGCTCGCTGACCGGCACGGGCGGCGCGTGGCGTTGAGCATATCGGTGGCGATGATGAGCGTCGGCTCGCTGATCATCGCCTTGACGCCGACGTATGCGTCGATTGGCGTGGCCGCGCCCGCGGTGCTGGTTTGCGCGCGTCTGCTGCAAGGTTTCAGCATGGGCGGCGAAGCGGGCACGAGCGCGACCTATCTGAGCGAAATGGCGCCCACGGGCCGGCGCGGTTTCTTCGTCGGCTTTGTGCAGGTGACAGTGGTGATGGGGCAACTGTTGGCGCTCGCGCTGATGCTCGTGCTGCAACGGCTCGTGCTGACGCCCACTCAACTCGAGCAGTGGGGCTGGCGTATTCCGTTTGCGATCGGCGGCGCGCTGGCCGTCTTTGCGCTGTATCTGCGGCGCGGCATTGCGGAGACTGATGCGTTCGAACGCGAGGGCGGCGCCAATGCCGACATGCAGACGCAGCGGGGCAGTCTGCTGGTGCTGCTGATCCAGCACCGGCGTCAGACGCTGTGGACGATCGGCATCAGCATCGGCGGCACGGTCGCGTTCTACACATTCACGATCTATCTGCAGAAGTTCATGGTCAACACGACCGGCTTCAGCCGCGATACGGCGACGCTGATCGCAACGGCGGCGCTGGTGATCTACATGGGCTTCCAGCCGCTCTTCGGCCTATTGTCCGATCTGCTCGGACGACGGCCGGTCATGATGATCTTCGGTGTAGGCGGCACGTTCCTGACCGTGCCGCTGATGCATGCGCTCGGCACGACCCATAGCGCTCTCACCGCGTTTGCACTAAACCTCGCGGCGCTCGGCATTCTCAGCGGCTTTTCGTCGATTCACTGGCTCGTCAAATCGGAGCTGTTCCCTGCGAGGGTTCGCGCGCTCGGCGTCGGCCTGCCGTTTGCGATCGTGTCGTCGGTGATGGGCGGCACCACGGAATATCTTGCTTTGCGCTTCAAGCACGCGGGCCACGAATCGTGGTTCTTCTACTACGTCAGCGCGTGCGCGGCGGTGTCGCTGCTCACGTACGTGCTGATGCCCGAGACGCGCCATCGGTCGGTGATCGACGAAGAAGCGCGTCAATAATGTGATCACGCAGGTGCTCACCAAGATCAACGGAGACGCTTTCATGCAGCCGGCTTCATCCGCTGGACGCACCGCTGCGCAGTTGTTGTCGGAGTACGCGCTCGGCGTGCGCTTCGAGCAGTTGCCCGCCGGGATCGTGCGGCTCGCCAAAGACTGCCTGATCGATGCGATCGGCGCGGCGTTGTACGGACACGAAGTGGAAGCGGGCAAGGCCGCGCTGCGCTATGTCAGCCACGCGGCCGCGGGTCCGTGCGCGATCCCTGGCACGAGCCGGCGTGTCGCGCCCGAGGCGGCGGCGTTCGCGGGCGGCGTGCTGGTCCACGCGGCGGAACTCGACAGCTTGCGGCAACCCGGCGCCGGC belongs to Paraburkholderia sp. FT54 and includes:
- a CDS encoding SRPBCC family protein; the protein is MRNRTRLVTAISALLVAIALLFIPLPQRLGLDTRIVTVASIQRPATAVFDYVTTPAHWPAWHPSSLAVSGSVDHPLNLGEQVTEEFRVAGRRGRVVWTVAEREPPARWTIEGKIDGKPAGTVTYSLTSTAGGTRFERDFTYRAPSLWFALFNWLVLRARIQSESDTAVSRLKGILEAAPQASRAGR
- a CDS encoding LysR family transcriptional regulator codes for the protein MSTDSASDFEFFILVARLKSLSGAARALDLTPPAATKRLGLMEQKLGARLVNRTTRSVSLTPEGETYLRYATQIVGQVRQMEDEISGARSDPQGLLRVNATLGFGRTTIAPLVSEFAKRFPNVEIQFEVTDRPIDLVEEAFDMAIRFGTLPDSRLSARRIMSNRRFLCASPKYLERFGTPERVEDLVRHRCIVHRQNDDAYGVWRYMQGDHTEALKVKGALSSNDGDIVLKWALDGHGILIRSEWDLAKYVQSGRLKLVLPDTVLPSADLFVYYPSHRNQTARARAFIDFLIDHFQAPFIPVETGAVLYDQKKRAGRKA
- a CDS encoding mandelate racemase/muconate lactonizing enzyme family protein, producing MRIVEIREKTVPISSPIRNAYIDFRKMTLSLVAVVTDVIRDGKPVVGYGFNSNGRYGQGKLMRERFIPRILEADPATLVNDAGDNLDPHKIWATMFTNEKPGGHGERSVAIGTIDMAIWDAVAKIEGKPLFQLLADRYGNGQPDRKVFVYAAGGYYYPGQDHGKLKDEMRSYLDRGYTVVKKKIGGASLDEDLRRIDSILSVLGDGQKLAVDANGRFDLDTAIQYAKALSQYDLFWYEEPGDPLDFELQATLRNYYDKPMATGEDLFSMQDARNLIRYGGMRPDRDWLQFDCALSYGLVEYLRTLDMLHQHGWSPSRCVPHGGHQMSLNIAAGLGLGGNESYPDLFQPYGGFPDGVKVENGFITMPDLPGIGFEGKADLFAEMQKLSA
- a CDS encoding LysR family transcriptional regulator; the encoded protein is MNRFPGVDLDALRAFVAVASHASFNDAAIELNLSASALTRRIKRLEEALDATLFERTTRTVALTSAGELLLPRAQGVLRELDASLELVSEATRIRTGQLTIACIPTVAKFMLPKIVGSYHKRRPEVRLRLIEANLATVVQRVAIGEAEFGIAFLVNESPELAIDELLVDPYVLACPADHPLAASEHVTWPELRPWPLIVSGTSSGNRRMLDAALRDIDWRPDRLIEIEHLTTSLGLVEAGLGISIIPRCAAPRDAHARIAIRPLVDPTVARTIGLIRRRDAALSSIARDFRLALRRMAPFDSSILHEPA
- a CDS encoding MmgE/PrpD family protein, encoding MNQHTDVGTNPYTGGVAAFVAGLRYEAIPDEVRARIKLLILDSLGCAIFGAGLPWSRILADTLQRVDSTPGCHVWGMPLRLSAPHAALVNGTLIQSFELDDVHRVGVLHVGAVTLPAVLAVAELLSADAPMSGREFLRACVAGYEVGPRVGMCMGPEHIAQGWHSGATVGVFSAAAGAAAALRLDVEQTVHALGIGGTQSAGLMAAQFGAMVKRMHAGRAAQSGLYGALLAQNGFTGIVDVFENPYGGFCSTFSRSSDRFDLTQLVDGFGERFETMRIALKFYSCVGSNHTTLDAIRAMQARHPFGADDIERIVVHGSRVTVDHVGWKYVPQGLTSAQLNLSYCVATLLLEGDVFVDQFSEDKVADPQRMALAERVQVVEDPAITARGSMLRHMVRVEVLLRDGTRLEETVEAQRGSEHAFASEADIVGKMRKLAAHRIDARQIARIVDWVMHAEDQPDASELARLLASAA
- a CDS encoding MFS transporter codes for the protein MAATAHTLPLSATPAARRERLRSIIGGSAGNVIEWYDFLAYSIFSIYFSKAFFPGGNQTAQLLNAAAVAAIGYVVRPLGSWAIGALADRHGRRVALSISVAMMSVGSLIIALTPTYASIGVAAPAVLVCARLLQGFSMGGEAGTSATYLSEMAPTGRRGFFVGFVQVTVVMGQLLALALMLVLQRLVLTPTQLEQWGWRIPFAIGGALAVFALYLRRGIAETDAFEREGGANADMQTQRGSLLVLLIQHRRQTLWTIGISIGGTVAFYTFTIYLQKFMVNTTGFSRDTATLIATAALVIYMGFQPLFGLLSDLLGRRPVMMIFGVGGTFLTVPLMHALGTTHSALTAFALNLAALGILSGFSSIHWLVKSELFPARVRALGVGLPFAIVSSVMGGTTEYLALRFKHAGHESWFFYYVSACAAVSLLTYVLMPETRHRSVIDEEARQ